In Terriglobales bacterium, one DNA window encodes the following:
- a CDS encoding PASTA domain-containing protein: MLRIFRLMLLTLILMMVALVSALITMRFAIHGREVEIPKVVGMTTAAAREQMGSHGLRPTVEDRFYSNEVPEGRIVSQVPQPGTRVRRGWEVRVAESLGPQRVMVPDVLGQSERAAEINLQRRGLDVGTVAEGQIPGFPADQIIAQSPPPNAPTASPKVSLLINSEDGSESYVMPDFTGRRLGDAAHAVQDAGLHLVGPGATPQNGALTPEAAARNAELAWAVIVHQSPPAGQKVTADTPIRFEVATEGPGNGKESPGGGAPVPPK; this comes from the coding sequence ATGCTGCGCATCTTCCGCCTGATGCTGCTGACCCTGATCCTGATGATGGTGGCGCTGGTGTCGGCGCTGATCACCATGCGCTTCGCCATCCACGGCCGGGAAGTGGAGATCCCCAAGGTGGTGGGGATGACCACGGCAGCCGCCCGCGAGCAAATGGGCTCCCACGGCCTGCGGCCCACGGTGGAAGACCGCTTCTACAGCAACGAGGTCCCGGAGGGACGCATCGTCTCGCAGGTTCCGCAGCCGGGCACCCGGGTGCGGCGCGGCTGGGAAGTGCGGGTGGCCGAGAGCCTGGGCCCGCAGCGGGTGATGGTCCCCGACGTCCTGGGGCAGAGCGAGCGCGCCGCCGAGATCAACCTGCAGCGCCGCGGCCTGGACGTAGGCACGGTGGCGGAGGGCCAGATCCCCGGCTTTCCCGCCGACCAGATCATCGCCCAGAGCCCGCCTCCCAACGCCCCCACCGCCTCTCCCAAGGTCAGCCTGCTGATCAACTCGGAGGACGGGTCGGAGAGCTACGTGATGCCGGACTTCACCGGCAGGCGCCTGGGCGACGCGGCCCACGCCGTGCAGGATGCGGGACTGCATCTCGTCGGTCCCGGAGCGACTCCGCAGAACGGAGCGCTGACCCCGGAGGCAGCGGCCAGGAACGCCGAGCTGGCGTGGGCAGTGATCGTGCACCAGTCGCCGCCAGCAGGGCAGAAGGTCACGGCCGACACTCCCATCCGCTTCGAGGTCGCGACCGAAGGCCCGGGCAACGGCAAGGAAAGCCCGGGCGGGGGCGCGCCCGTGCCCCCTAAGTAG